One genomic window of Meleagris gallopavo isolate NT-WF06-2002-E0010 breed Aviagen turkey brand Nicholas breeding stock chromosome 22, Turkey_5.1, whole genome shotgun sequence includes the following:
- the SLCO4A1 gene encoding solute carrier organic anion transporter family member 4A1 has protein sequence MAKPHHLTGENGFHFSQPLVFPSPSAVGEDSSAFDSASGTPLSNGTPSGTESCGLPLCEAKGIKYISAEQEELACGWGGFTPGCLQLFNTSKGVLFFLCVASFLQGMTVNGFINTVITSIERRFDLRSYQSGLIASSYDIAACLCLTFVSYFGGNGHKPRWLGWGVLVMGLGSLLFALPHFTTGRYEVRSSAEVGVCAANQSLPCAAAASGLSSYRFVFMLGQFLHGMGATPLYTLGVTYLDENVKTNYSPVYIAVFYTAAILGPAAGYLVGGMFLNIYTEIGREIDISPENTLWVGAWWIGFLGAGAASLLISIPILGYPQRLPGSQRYIVMRVSEAHQLKDGSHKKASDPDFGKTVKDLPRSVLLLLKNPTFIFLCLAGATEATLIAGMSTFGPKFLESQFSLSASEAATLFGYLVVPAGGGGTFLGGFLVNKFKLRCSGIIKLCLLCTVSSLLAIFIFFIHCPNMPMAGVTQMYNGSTLPGGQLNLTAVCNAECGCLQETYSPVCGSDDVMYYSPCHAGCRKVSENLRNGKKVYRECSCIEKTLLLGPGEAEAGKCTSPCAKRTLLLFFMFVVILFTFLSSIPALTATLRCVSDRQKSFALGIQWIVVRTLGGIPGPIAFGSMIDKSCLLWQDQCGEQGSCYVYQNSAMSRYTLVTGLVYKVLGTTFFTIACVLYKPPLTESAPGSSDTSENGNGDLQETKPSLPAEEDI, from the exons ATGGCAAAGCCCCATCACTTAACGGGAGAGAATGGCTTCCACTTCTCCCAGCCTCTCGTCTTCCCCAGCCCATCCGCTGTGGGTGAGGACAGCTCAGCCTTCGATTCGGCAAGCGGCACGCCACTGAGCAACGGCACTCCCAGCGGCACCGAGTCCTGCGGGCTGCCCCTCTGCGAGGCCAAAGGCATTAAATACATCTCAGccgagcaggaggagctggcgTGTGGCTGGGGAGGGTTCACCCCTGGCTGCTTGCAGCTCTTCAACACCTCCAAGGGCGTTTTGTTCTTCCTCTGCGTGGCTTCCTTCCTGCAAGGCATGACGGTGAACGGTTTCATCAACACGGTCATCACCTCCATTGAGCGCCGCTTCGACCTGCGCAGCTACCAGAGCGGGCTGATCGCCAGCTCCTACGACATCGCCGCCTGCCTCTGCCTCACCTTCGTCAGCTATTTCGGGGGGAACGGCCACAAGCCACGTTGGCTGGGCTGGGGCGTGCTGGTGATGGGCCTGGGCTCCCTGCTCTTCGCTTTGCCCCACTTCACCACAGGCCGCTACGAGGTGCGCTCCTCGGCTGAGGTGGGCGTCTGTGCCGCCAACCAGAGCCTGCCCTGCGCTGCGGCTGCCTCCGGGCTCTCCAGCTACAGGTTTGTCTTCATGCTGGGGCAGTTCCTGCATGGGATGGGAGCCACGCCGCTCTACACGCTTGGCGTCACCTATTTAGATGAAAACGTCAAGACTAACTACTCCCCTGTGTACATTG ctgTTTTCTACACTGCTGCAATCCTTGGCCCTGCAGCGGGTTATCTGGTAGGAGGAATGTTTCTAAATATTTATACTGAAATTGGCAGAGA GATTGACATCTCCCCAGAGAACACGCTGTGGGTGGGGGCATGGTGGATTGGCTTCCTGGGGGCTGGAGCAGCCTCACtcctcatctccatccccatcctgGGCTACCCCCAACGCCTCCCAG GGTCCCAGAGGTATATTGTTATGAGGGTGTCAGAGGCTCATCAGCTGAAGGATGGGAGCCACAAAAAAGCATCAGATCCAGACTTTGGGAAAACAGTTAAAGACCTACCTCG ATCAGTATTGCTGCTCCTGAAGAATCCcaccttcatcttcctctgctTAGCGGGAGCGACGGAAGCCACTCTCATTGCCGGGATGTCCACATTTGGACCCAAGTTCTTGGAGTCTCAGTTTAGTTTAAGTGCCTCTGAAGCTGCTACCCTTTTTG GCTATCTGGTTGTGCCGGCTGGAGGCGGAGGCACATTCCTGGGAGGATTCCTTGTGAATAAATTTAAACTCCGCTGCTCAGGAATCATCAAATTGTGTTTACTTTGCACAGTGTCAAGTCTGCtagctattttcatttttttcattcactgcCCTAACATGCCAATGGCAGGAGTAACCCAGATGTACAACGGAAG CACTTTGCCTGGCGGCCAGCTGAACCTGACAGCAGTGTGCAACGCAGAGTGTGGATGCCTGCAGGAGACCTACAGCCCTGTCTGCGGAAGTGATGATGTTATGTATTACTCTCCTTGTCATGCTGGGTGCAGAAAAGTGTCTGAAAATCTCCGGAATGGCAAGAAG GTCTACCGTGAGTGTAGCTGCATTGAGAAGACTCTCCTGCTTGGCCCTGGTGAGGCAGAAGCAGGGAAATGCACTTCCCCTTGTGCAAAAAGGactctgctgctcttcttcatGTTCGTGGTGATCCTCTTCACCTTCCTGAGCAGCATTCCTGCCCTGACCGCAACGCTACG GTGCGTCTCCGACAGGCAAAAGTCATTTGCACTTGGGATCCAGTGGATCGTGGTCCGAACGCTAG GAGGTATCCCTGGCCCCATTGCCTTTGGGTCAATGATCGACAAATCCTGCCTGCTCTGGCAGGACCAGTGTGGTGAGCAAGGCTCCTGCTATGTGTACCAGAACTCAGCCATGAGCCGCTACACCCTGGTCACCGGGCTGGTCTACAAG GTGCTTGGGACAACCTTCTTCACCATTGCCTGTGTGCTGTATAAACCACCGCTGACAGAATCAGCCCCCGGCAGCTCAGACACATCAGAAAATGGCAATGGGGACCTCCAGGAAACCAAACCTTCGCTCCCAGCTGAGGAGGATATATGA